From one Desulfovibrio inopinatus DSM 10711 genomic stretch:
- a CDS encoding phage tail tip fiber protein has translation IAPGNPHYWERHDDVMSILVDTGVRVVETEESITTIVQDMKNQDGTIAALNSKIKQNAESIELKVSRDEFSTLRDDHDELITNIDEKKGEIQVLSDKIVSQVFEGEYILGNGQSYTIASAVEQLANRYTVKIQENNNGVKAATGFSLGMDAAGVGEFIIMADKFKVVSQETIPKGVFAVDSTYGVYINGDLFLPGTLHGNVIEANTITAQEIAANAITADELSANAVTADHIAANAILAQHILAGQVSAGHLAANAVTADKIAANAIEGRHIKADVIDGKVLMQNSIPVDKLFSGVVWEFRMNQGYGNPDGATLTLEKPGARLFLIYGTTSSRETLQMTVQGSRIQHLTQTSLDGRDTFFFLDCIPRMDLVSTTARLVCASANMSPGASISSWMMIGITFKDTKADS, from the coding sequence ATTGCTCCAGGCAATCCACACTATTGGGAACGTCATGACGATGTCATGTCCATACTCGTCGACACCGGTGTTCGCGTTGTTGAAACGGAAGAGAGTATTACAACGATTGTTCAAGACATGAAAAATCAGGATGGAACGATCGCTGCTCTTAATTCAAAAATTAAACAAAATGCAGAGTCAATAGAGCTGAAAGTAAGCCGTGATGAATTTAGTACACTCAGAGACGATCATGATGAATTGATAACGAATATTGATGAGAAGAAAGGAGAGATACAGGTTCTTTCTGACAAAATTGTTTCTCAGGTATTTGAAGGAGAATACATCCTTGGAAACGGCCAATCCTACACCATTGCCTCAGCCGTTGAACAACTCGCCAACCGGTATACCGTTAAAATCCAGGAAAACAACAACGGGGTGAAGGCGGCAACGGGATTCTCGTTGGGCATGGATGCGGCTGGCGTCGGCGAATTCATCATCATGGCGGACAAATTCAAAGTTGTCAGCCAAGAAACGATACCCAAAGGCGTCTTTGCCGTTGATTCGACGTATGGCGTCTATATCAACGGAGATTTGTTTTTGCCGGGAACGCTCCATGGGAACGTTATCGAAGCGAATACCATCACGGCTCAAGAGATCGCAGCCAATGCCATCACAGCAGATGAACTTTCCGCCAATGCCGTTACGGCTGATCACATCGCGGCCAACGCGATACTCGCACAACATATTCTTGCCGGACAAGTGTCGGCCGGACATCTTGCCGCCAATGCGGTGACTGCCGACAAAATCGCGGCTAACGCGATCGAAGGTCGTCACATCAAAGCGGATGTCATCGACGGCAAGGTACTCATGCAGAACTCCATTCCTGTGGATAAACTTTTCTCCGGCGTCGTCTGGGAGTTTCGCATGAATCAAGGCTACGGCAACCCCGATGGCGCCACACTCACCCTGGAAAAGCCAGGAGCACGCCTCTTTCTGATCTACGGAACAACATCATCCCGAGAAACCCTCCAGATGACGGTGCAAGGCAGCAGGATTCAACATCTTACCCAAACGTCGTTGGACGGTCGGGACACGTTCTTTTTCCTTGATTGCATCCCAAGAATGGACCTTGTGTCGACAACGGCACGACTCGTGTGTGCCAGCGCCAACATGAGTCCCGGAGCCTCCATCTCTTCATGGATGATGATTGGCATCACCTTCAAAGACACCAAGGCTGACTCATGA